One genomic region from Metallosphaera tengchongensis encodes:
- a CDS encoding HIT family protein, with product MDHLWAPWRSKYIADASKGKQEGCLFCRVTQETMDKENLLVCRGRKSFIILNKYPYNPGHLMVVPYRHLPSLELLEKDEAMEIFAFTSRALKVLREIYSPDGFNVGINIGRIAGAGIDQHVHVHVVPRWSGDANFMPVIGDTKVLPETLDETYKKLRTSSICGEEVFDR from the coding sequence ATGGATCATTTATGGGCTCCTTGGAGGTCTAAGTACATCGCCGATGCATCCAAGGGTAAACAGGAAGGTTGTTTATTCTGTAGGGTAACTCAAGAGACAATGGATAAGGAAAACTTGTTAGTTTGTAGGGGGAGGAAGTCGTTTATAATTCTCAATAAATATCCATACAATCCAGGCCATTTGATGGTAGTGCCTTATAGGCACTTACCTTCGCTCGAATTGTTAGAGAAGGATGAAGCAATGGAGATATTCGCCTTTACTTCTAGGGCATTAAAAGTCCTAAGGGAGATATACTCTCCCGATGGATTCAATGTTGGAATAAACATAGGAAGAATCGCAGGTGCAGGTATAGATCAACACGTTCACGTTCACGTGGTTCCTAGGTGGAGCGGTGATGCTAATTTCATGCCTGTTATAGGGGACACCAAAGTTCTTCCTGAGACATTAGATGAAACATATAAGAAATTGAGAACCTCATCTATATGTGGTGAAGAGGTCTTCGATCGCTGA